The genomic stretch TGTTGTTTTCATACGATCCGTGCATGGTCAACCCGTGGTGAAACGTGCACTCGCCTCTCTTGAGTTCGACCGGAACCCGTTTATCGAACGCTCTTTGCTGCTCTGGGCTTAGCACGCTTTGCACGGCGTCCATATCATCGGCGAGGCCCGTTATAGGAAGCAAGTCCCAACGATGACTGCCGGGGACGTAATGCAAACAGCCGTTTTCCGTCGTGCTATCATCGAGGCCAATCCAACACGTCAGATGATTAAGCGGGATGGTGCGCGTCCAGTAGGAATAGTCCTGGTGCCAAGCGACCACGCCGCCATGCTTGGGCGGTTTGCAAAACAGCTGGTCATGCCAGAAGCGCACCGAGCCGCCGATCAACTGCGAAGCCGGGACAGTAAATGCTGGATGCCAGAGAATATCGTGAAAGCCCGCCGCGATGCGCCAGGCGCCCAGGGCGTGAAACAAGACGCGGCTGGGATCGCTGGCTTCATTAGTATGAAATTCATAATAGAGCGAGTGGCCCGGATGATCGGGTTTCATTAATTCCGCGAGTTCGGCATTAAGCGCATCAACCTGTTCGTCCGTCAAAATACGCACGCCCGGCAGGTAGCCGTTCTCGCGATAGAACTCGATCTGGTCGTCGCTCAAGCGGTATTGTTCCAGTTCGTCATTC from Candidatus Hinthialibacter antarcticus encodes the following:
- a CDS encoding phytanoyl-CoA dioxygenase family protein; amino-acid sequence: MVADLSQRHELLSDLFQLPTSNDELEQYRLSDDQIEFYRENGYLPGVRILTDEQVDALNAELAELMKPDHPGHSLYYEFHTNEASDPSRVLFHALGAWRIAAGFHDILWHPAFTVPASQLIGGSVRFWHDQLFCKPPKHGGVVAWHQDYSYWTRTIPLNHLTCWIGLDDSTTENGCLHYVPGSHRWDLLPITGLADDMDAVQSVLSPEQQRAFDKRVPVELKRGECTFHHGLTMHGSYENNSERPRRATVINTFRDGTLCDHGEPLLDGADAIPKGEPMSGQFYPLLLEVD